A window of Thalassophryne amazonica chromosome 12, fThaAma1.1, whole genome shotgun sequence genomic DNA:
ataaaaaggacctatactttgacagacctcgtatattagcaTATGCTATATAGCAAACCAATCTCATGCTATTtcctgatggtatcacaaaaagtaaataatCTATGGTTCGTGATATGGTCACAAAAATGTGGTGCCTTTCTTCATGTGAGCACGAATTCATTTCGTGACTggagcacaaaatgtggggtgttgCTGGGAGTCTGagtggggttatggttaggagaaggaagagggagagggttaggttatggttagcgtTGGCGTTAGcggaaggggtagggttacaaaagataaaattaaaaaaaaacagcgttatgaaaatttgactcattttgtgatgggagcacaaaagaaAAAATGGTGAGACTGAATGTTCAACacaatatttttcttcttctttatatCGTCACACTTGTGTGGGGGTTAACTGTTGAGCTAATTAGGGGTTCAGTGTCATGCCCAAGGACAGCCTGACACTTATCTGCTTCTGGGTATTGAACCCACCGTTGAATTAGTGGTCAACCCTGTTGACTGAGCTCTTGGTTTCCCTTTTGTTCACATTGAATTAATCTTCCTCTTTTGCATCTATCCTTCAATTGAATTATTTTAATTTGTCATTCACCAATATTCACCTGTATGTGGGTTATGAAATATCAGCAGCTGTGAGCAACTTTAAGACGTCTATAAAAAAAGTACATTTATGGATCTGACGTTTAGATTTTATTTTCTATTATTAAGGTTGCTTTGTGTCACTTTTTCAGATGATCAGGCAGGACAGAAGTCGGTTAATACTACAAGTGAAATCAAGACTTTCAAGTCAGACCTCCAGGCTTTAAAGAATGACATGAATGATATTGCCCTCAGGGCAACTAAAAACAGGGACATGCTGGATGAACTTCAGATCACAGGAGATGACATACAAAGCAGCCATGTCTCTTTACAAAGTTTTCTCGAAGGCAACACTGCCTCACTGCATGGGATAAACCAGTCCTTGGCCTCATACAGTGAAATGATTGATGACCTCCAGACAGACACTGCATGGCTTCAGTCAGAGTTGCAGAACCAGGTCAAACTGCAGAGTCAAACTGAGGTTGGCATCAACGCATTAAACATCACCCAGACCCAGCAACGCAATCTGCTCACCACACTCCAGAAAATGGTCGAGGACACAAGCCAGGCTGTGCAGAAACTGAAGAATGACTACCGTGGTCTACAGCAGGTATCCAGACAGATCCAAAGTGACTCAGAGTGGCTGAAGCAAAAGGTTCATAACATCCAGATTCTGGCAGCCAACAACACAGCACTGGCTCGTGCCAATGGAGACGCCCTGGATGATTTAGGGTCTCAGGTTACCTCACTGGCCAGCAAGATCCAGAACACATCAGCCCACACTGAGAGACTGGACCAGAGCTTGCGTGAACTGATGGACCGCCAAAGAGACCACGATAATGCTACATCATTTAAGTCTGACGAGATGGAATCACGATTAGATAGGCACGAGAATGACATTGACCGTGTGACGGGAAATTTTAGTTTCGCCGCACAGATCCTTGGTACAATCACCTCCGACCTGAACGGCTTGAGGTCCTGTGCCGAAACAGTGATGCATCATTCGGACTTCATTCTGGGACTCAACAGTAGTGTGACAGAGGTCAAGACTGATAGCAAAGAGCTGCGGACTCAACAAGAAGAGCTGTCAGCAAGACTGGACAAAGAAGTAAACAACCTCACGATGGTGATGAAGGAGATGACGCTGGTGGACTCCAAGCACTCAGAGCTCATCAGTAACTTCACCATCCTGCAGGGTAAGAATAAAAAAGATGCGTATTCTGCAAGTGTCTGCAAGTGATCATTTTAAGAGGTAAACGAAATCTTGCTTGTCGAAAACCTTAGTTTCTGATATATATAAAGAAAAGACCTCAACTGACCGCACACAACCACTGTCTTCTATTACTATTAAAGCTGGCTGCTGTTTTAATGACTGATCTGTTCGTATGTTTTAGGTCCACCCGGCCCAAGGGGCCCTCGGGGTGACAAGGGCCCCCAGGGTCCAGTGGGTTTGACAGGACATAAAGGTGATAAAGGAGACAAAGGTTTACAGGGTGTAGCTGGAAACAGAGGAGAGAAAGGTGCTCCTGGACTGCCAGGTTTGACTGGTTCAAAGGGTGCAGTTGGGCCCCAGGGACCTCCTGGGCCTAAAGGATCCAGGGGCAATGGAGGCCGGCCCGGAATACCTGGTGATAAAGGTGACCCTGGAGATGCTGGACTTCCTGGTATGGATGGACTACAAGGGCTGCCGGGGCCACCAGGGCCACAGGGCCTAAGAGGAGAAGCAGGGGCTGTAGGTTTGGAGGGGCCTCGTGGGCCTGTTGGACCCATTGGCCCACCTGGGCCTCCAGGGCTACCTGGACTTcctgcacctcctcctcctcaacATCCACAGCCCACTAAGCTCCCTAAACTTCCTCAACATACCAACACACCTCAGCCTCCCAAACCGGAACTACCTGCACAAGATCATACCCCCAAACCAAAAGTTGGAGAACTTCCCAAAAAACCTGAACCTACCAAACTACCCGAACAAACACAAGGTTCTGTATCTCGGCAGGTTCAACTCCCTGTTAAGACTATGTCAACACCAGGTGAGGAAAATAAATCAACCTGATGTTGATATGCATGAGCAGGTGATCACAATTACAACGTACAAACCATATACACTCAAGATTTTTCCCCCTTCATTATTTTCAGCTTGCCCACCTGATTTGAGAGGTTTTGGAGACAGCTGTTATTACTTCTCCTCAGGAGCTCAGAGACTCAATTTTAATGAGGCCAATATGCTTTGCATCAACATGTCCTTTCATATGCTCATTATCAACAACATTGAAGAGCAGGTAGATCACGTTCAGACTTGGTGATGACTTCAGTACCATTATAGTCTCTGAATAAAACAGCTGAGATTCAGTTATGGACAAATCAAAGTATGTTCTTCACTTCCATCCATAGGAATTTGTGAGAAACCAGACAGCAGGAAAAGGTTACTTCTGGATGGGTCTCACTGACAGAGTGGAGGAAAACGTCTGGATGTGGGTTGACGGAACTTTACCCATTTTCACGTGAGTTAGCAAGCAGATTGTGCGGCAAATTAATGAACTATacattgctttgttttgtttgtattccTGATTAGAAATAAGTACATTTTGTATGGCTTGAACTTTGAAATGCATTTCCATGTGGTTGTGAACAGGAACTGGAAGCCCGGTCAGCCTGATAACTGGACTCACGGTCACGAAGATGGCGAGGATTGTGCCGGGCTCATTCATAATGCCAGCTGGAATGACTTCTACTGCACTGATCGTATTGGCTTCATCTGTGAAAGGCCGTCTGACTGTCAGTACCTTCTTTTAATCAAACTGATCCCGTAAAACTGTAAAATGTTCATGTACGCTCTTTCAATGTCGAATTTTTGGGGTGGAATCGTGCAACACATTTTCACTTCCAAGTCGTTACATTTAGATGCAAAACTATTTTTTGAATGAATGTCAATTGTCGGTGAATTGAGTAGCCCCTTCCTGTCGCTTAGTGACGTGCTGGGAAACGATAACCctaggctcttgcttgcctctactggtggttggctctcactgcggtgttGTATCACTTCctcttccggagcacagcggtgttttgctgcatctgttagctgtttaatctgcgcagttagattgatctagttacctagataacgatttgcttcacagtgtaatcttcacgtgccttaactaaagcactccctctgctgaatcacctctaaattatttacacattattcactttgtgtgtttttaggaatccgctagcttagcgcagctactagctcttagccggtttagcatggcggcttctcctgtctctcccgcacttttctgctctgggtgtgaaatgtttagttattcctcggcctcctttagcagtaatggtacttgtaataagtgtagcttattcgtagctttggaggccaggctgggcgaattggagactcggctccgcaccgtggaaaattctacagctagccaggcccctgtagtcggtgcggaccaaggtagcttagccgccgttagtttccctctggcagatcccgagcagccaggaaagcaggccgactgggtgactgtgaggaggaagcgtagtcctaaacagaagccccgtgtacaccgccaacccgttcacatttctaaccatttttccccac
This region includes:
- the LOC117521291 gene encoding collectin-12-like, producing the protein MKDDFTDEEEVQYFGYKRFGIQEGTECTKCKNDWVLRAAIALLYVLCALLTIAVAILGYKVVQRMDSVTEGMENYGGKINAVETDIKKLDDQAGQKSVNTTSEIKTFKSDLQALKNDMNDIALRATKNRDMLDELQITGDDIQSSHVSLQSFLEGNTASLHGINQSLASYSEMIDDLQTDTAWLQSELQNQVKLQSQTEVGINALNITQTQQRNLLTTLQKMVEDTSQAVQKLKNDYRGLQQVSRQIQSDSEWLKQKVHNIQILAANNTALARANGDALDDLGSQVTSLASKIQNTSAHTERLDQSLRELMDRQRDHDNATSFKSDEMESRLDRHENDIDRVTGNFSFAAQILGTITSDLNGLRSCAETVMHHSDFILGLNSSVTEVKTDSKELRTQQEELSARLDKEVNNLTMVMKEMTLVDSKHSELISNFTILQGPPGPRGPRGDKGPQGPVGLTGHKGDKGDKGLQGVAGNRGEKGAPGLPGLTGSKGAVGPQGPPGPKGSRGNGGRPGIPGDKGDPGDAGLPGMDGLQGLPGPPGPQGLRGEAGAVGLEGPRGPVGPIGPPGPPGLPGLPAPPPPQHPQPTKLPKLPQHTNTPQPPKPELPAQDHTPKPKVGELPKKPEPTKLPEQTQGSVSRQVQLPVKTMSTPACPPDLRGFGDSCYYFSSGAQRLNFNEANMLCINMSFHMLIINNIEEQEFVRNQTAGKGYFWMGLTDRVEENVWMWVDGTLPIFTNWKPGQPDNWTHGHEDGEDCAGLIHNASWNDFYCTDRIGFICERPSDSMPLFTTNPFDQDVEKATSEMNTAEDWGLILDICDKIGQSRTGPKECLRSIMRRVNHKDPHVAMQALTLLGACVSNCGKIFHLEVCSREFASEVSNVLNKGHPKVCEKLKALMVEWAEDFRSDPQLSLISAMIKNLREQGVSFPAVGSQAAEQAKASPALVAKDPSSSTNKKEEEDLAKAIELSLKEQRQQPQTSLSSLYPSTSSLLSSHKSDGRKVRAIYDFEAAEDNELTFKSGEIITILDDSDPNWWKGETYQGVGLFPSNFVTADLTAEPEMIKPEKKSVQFSEEVQVETIEPEQEPVYIDEDKMDQLLQMIQSADPTDNQSDSVELLQLEGACNQMGPLIDQKLEDIDRKHSELSELNVKVMEALSLYAKLMNEDPVYAMYAKLQSQQYYMQQPANTVQQVYPGQPASGSYAMSTTGVQGYSVPMEQIPAGAPIPGHPTPSDAHMYMGQAPVYSAAPGTMAPADMQSYQNPASAPGTNPAGMTQTANYSTPSGQNNAPPPDTQQYSEKALL